The following are encoded together in the Bos mutus isolate GX-2022 chromosome 3, NWIPB_WYAK_1.1, whole genome shotgun sequence genome:
- the GATAD2B gene encoding transcriptional repressor p66-beta isoform X1 translates to MCVRVHCRLKKRMMDRMTEDALRLNLLKRSLDPADERDDVLAKRLKMEGHEAMERLKMLALLKRKDLANLEVPHELPTKQDGSGVKGYEEKLNGNLRPHGDSRTAGRPGKENINDEPVDMSARRSEPDRGRLTPSPDIIVLSDNEASSPRSSSRMEERLKAANLEMFKGKGIEERQQLIKQLRDELRLEEARLVLLKKLRQSQLQKENVVQKTPVVQNAASIVQPSPAHVGQQGLSKLPSRPGAQGVEQNLRTLQGHSVIRSATNTTLPHMLMSQRVIAPNPAQLQGQRGPPKPGLVRTTTPNMNPTINYQPQSSSSVPCQRTTSSAIYMNLASHIQPGTVNRVSSPLPSPSAMTDAANSQAAAKLALRKQLEKTLLEIPPPKPPAPLLHFLPSAANSEFIYMVGLEEVVQSVIDSQGKSCASLLRVEPFVCAQCRTDFTPHWKQEKNGKILCEQCMTSNQKKALKAEHTNRLKNAFVKALQQEQEIEQRLQQQAALSPTTAPAVSSVSKQETIMRHHTLRQAPQPQSSLQRGIPTSARSMLSNFAQAPQLSVPGGLLGMPGVNIAYLNTGIGGHKAPSLADRQREYLLDMIPPRSISQSISGQK, encoded by the exons ATGTGTGTAAGAGTACATTGCAGACTAAAAAAACGAAT GATGGATAGAATGACAGAGGATGCTCTTCGCCTGAATCTGTTGAAGCGGAGCTTGGATCCAGCTGATGAGCGAGATGATGTCCTGGCTAAACGACTCAAAATGGAGGGGCATGAGGCCATGGAACGTCTGAAAATGTTGGCACTGCTCAAACGAAAGGATTTGGCAAATCTTGAGGTGCCACATGAGTTACCCACTAAACAAGATGGCAGTGGAGTCAAGGGCTATGAAGAGAAGCTTAATGGGAATCTCAGGCCTCATGGAGACAGCAGGACTGCTGGAAGGCCAGGCAAAGAAAACATCAATGATGAACCCGTAGATATGAGTGCCAGACGGAG TGAACCAGACCGAGGAAGGCTAACTCCCTCCCCAGACATCATTGTTTTGTCTGATAATGAGGCTTCCAGCCCCCGTTCCAGCTCCCGAATGGAAGAAAGACTCAAAGCAGCCAACCTAGAGATGTTTAAG GGGAAAGGCATTGAAGAACGGCAGCAActcatcaagcagctgagagaTGAGCTGCGATTGGAAGAAGCCCGACTGGTGCTGttaaagaaactgagacagagtCAGCTACAGAAAGAGAACGTGGTTCAGAAG ACTCCAGTTGTACAGAATGCAGCATCTATTGTTCAGCCATCTCCTGCCCATGTGGGACAGCAAGGCCTGTCCAAGCTTCCCTCCCGGCCTGGGGCCCAAGGGGTTGAACAGAATTTGAGAACATTACAG GGTCACAGTGTCATCCGTTCAGCGACCAATACCACCCTCCCACACATGTTAATGTCTCAACGTGTGATTGCGCCAAACCCAGCCCAGCTACAGGGTCAGCGGGGCCCGCCTAAGCCTGGCCTTGTACGCACCACAACACCCAATATGAATCCCACCATCAATTACCAACCG CAGTCAAGTTCTTCTGTTCCCTGTCAGCGCACAACATCCTCTGCCATCTATATGAATCTTGCCTCCCATATCCAGCCAGGGACCGTGAACAGGGTGTCCTCACCACTCCCCAGCCCCAGCGCCATGACAGATGCTGCCAACTCACAGGCTGCAGCCAAATTGGCTCTTCGCAAACAGCTGGAAAAGACACTCTTGGAGATTCCACCCCCTAAACCACCTGCTCCCTTGCTTCACTTCCTGCCTAGTGCAGCCAATAGCGAGTTCATCTACATGGTAGGCTTGGAGGAAGTCGTACAGAGTGTCATCGACAGCCAAG GGAAAAGCTGTGCCTCTCTTCTGCGGGTCGAACCCTTTGTTTGTGCCCAGTGCCGCACAGACTTCACCCCTCACTGGAAGCAGGAGAAGAATGGAAAGATTCTGTGTGAGCAGTGTATGACCTCCAACCAGAAGAAGGCTCTAAAGGCAGAACACACCAACCGGCTGAAAAATGCTTTTGTTAAAGCCCTACAGCAGGAACAG GAAATTGAACAGCGATTACAGCAGCAGGCAGCCCTCTCCCCAACTACGGCTCCAGCTGTGTCCAGTGTCAGTAAACAAGAGACCATAATGAGACATCATACGCTCCGGCAG GCTCCGCAGCCCCAAAGCAGCCTCCAGCGTGGTATTCCCACATCTGCCCGTTCCATGCTTTCCAACTTTGCACAGGCACCCCAGCTGTCTGTGCCGGGTGGCCTCCTTGGTATGCCAG GTGTCAACATTGCATACTTGAACACTGGTATTGGAGGACACAAAGCCCCCAGTCTGGCAGACCGACAGCGGGAATACCTTTTAGACATGATCCCTCCCCGGTCTATATCGCAGTCCATCAGTGGACAGAAATAA
- the GATAD2B gene encoding transcriptional repressor p66-beta isoform X2, whose amino-acid sequence MCVRVHCRLKKRMMDRMTEDALRLNLLKRSLDPADERDDVLAKRLKMEGHEAMERLKMLALLKRKDLANLEVPHELPTKQDGSGVKGYEEKLNGNLRPHGDSRTAGRPGKENINDEPVDMSARRSEPDRGRLTPSPDIIVLSDNEASSPRSSSRMEERLKAANLEMFKGKGIEERQQLIKQLRDELRLEEARLVLLKKLRQSQLQKENVVQKTPVVQNAASIVQPSPAHVGQQGLSKLPSRPGAQGVEQNLRTLQGHSVIRSATNTTLPHMLMSQRVIAPNPAQLQGQRGPPKPGLVRTTTPNMNPTINYQPSSSSVPCQRTTSSAIYMNLASHIQPGTVNRVSSPLPSPSAMTDAANSQAAAKLALRKQLEKTLLEIPPPKPPAPLLHFLPSAANSEFIYMVGLEEVVQSVIDSQGKSCASLLRVEPFVCAQCRTDFTPHWKQEKNGKILCEQCMTSNQKKALKAEHTNRLKNAFVKALQQEQEIEQRLQQQAALSPTTAPAVSSVSKQETIMRHHTLRQAPQPQSSLQRGIPTSARSMLSNFAQAPQLSVPGGLLGMPGVNIAYLNTGIGGHKAPSLADRQREYLLDMIPPRSISQSISGQK is encoded by the exons ATGTGTGTAAGAGTACATTGCAGACTAAAAAAACGAAT GATGGATAGAATGACAGAGGATGCTCTTCGCCTGAATCTGTTGAAGCGGAGCTTGGATCCAGCTGATGAGCGAGATGATGTCCTGGCTAAACGACTCAAAATGGAGGGGCATGAGGCCATGGAACGTCTGAAAATGTTGGCACTGCTCAAACGAAAGGATTTGGCAAATCTTGAGGTGCCACATGAGTTACCCACTAAACAAGATGGCAGTGGAGTCAAGGGCTATGAAGAGAAGCTTAATGGGAATCTCAGGCCTCATGGAGACAGCAGGACTGCTGGAAGGCCAGGCAAAGAAAACATCAATGATGAACCCGTAGATATGAGTGCCAGACGGAG TGAACCAGACCGAGGAAGGCTAACTCCCTCCCCAGACATCATTGTTTTGTCTGATAATGAGGCTTCCAGCCCCCGTTCCAGCTCCCGAATGGAAGAAAGACTCAAAGCAGCCAACCTAGAGATGTTTAAG GGGAAAGGCATTGAAGAACGGCAGCAActcatcaagcagctgagagaTGAGCTGCGATTGGAAGAAGCCCGACTGGTGCTGttaaagaaactgagacagagtCAGCTACAGAAAGAGAACGTGGTTCAGAAG ACTCCAGTTGTACAGAATGCAGCATCTATTGTTCAGCCATCTCCTGCCCATGTGGGACAGCAAGGCCTGTCCAAGCTTCCCTCCCGGCCTGGGGCCCAAGGGGTTGAACAGAATTTGAGAACATTACAG GGTCACAGTGTCATCCGTTCAGCGACCAATACCACCCTCCCACACATGTTAATGTCTCAACGTGTGATTGCGCCAAACCCAGCCCAGCTACAGGGTCAGCGGGGCCCGCCTAAGCCTGGCCTTGTACGCACCACAACACCCAATATGAATCCCACCATCAATTACCAACCG TCAAGTTCTTCTGTTCCCTGTCAGCGCACAACATCCTCTGCCATCTATATGAATCTTGCCTCCCATATCCAGCCAGGGACCGTGAACAGGGTGTCCTCACCACTCCCCAGCCCCAGCGCCATGACAGATGCTGCCAACTCACAGGCTGCAGCCAAATTGGCTCTTCGCAAACAGCTGGAAAAGACACTCTTGGAGATTCCACCCCCTAAACCACCTGCTCCCTTGCTTCACTTCCTGCCTAGTGCAGCCAATAGCGAGTTCATCTACATGGTAGGCTTGGAGGAAGTCGTACAGAGTGTCATCGACAGCCAAG GGAAAAGCTGTGCCTCTCTTCTGCGGGTCGAACCCTTTGTTTGTGCCCAGTGCCGCACAGACTTCACCCCTCACTGGAAGCAGGAGAAGAATGGAAAGATTCTGTGTGAGCAGTGTATGACCTCCAACCAGAAGAAGGCTCTAAAGGCAGAACACACCAACCGGCTGAAAAATGCTTTTGTTAAAGCCCTACAGCAGGAACAG GAAATTGAACAGCGATTACAGCAGCAGGCAGCCCTCTCCCCAACTACGGCTCCAGCTGTGTCCAGTGTCAGTAAACAAGAGACCATAATGAGACATCATACGCTCCGGCAG GCTCCGCAGCCCCAAAGCAGCCTCCAGCGTGGTATTCCCACATCTGCCCGTTCCATGCTTTCCAACTTTGCACAGGCACCCCAGCTGTCTGTGCCGGGTGGCCTCCTTGGTATGCCAG GTGTCAACATTGCATACTTGAACACTGGTATTGGAGGACACAAAGCCCCCAGTCTGGCAGACCGACAGCGGGAATACCTTTTAGACATGATCCCTCCCCGGTCTATATCGCAGTCCATCAGTGGACAGAAATAA
- the GATAD2B gene encoding transcriptional repressor p66-beta isoform X3 has product MDRMTEDALRLNLLKRSLDPADERDDVLAKRLKMEGHEAMERLKMLALLKRKDLANLEVPHELPTKQDGSGVKGYEEKLNGNLRPHGDSRTAGRPGKENINDEPVDMSARRSEPDRGRLTPSPDIIVLSDNEASSPRSSSRMEERLKAANLEMFKGKGIEERQQLIKQLRDELRLEEARLVLLKKLRQSQLQKENVVQKTPVVQNAASIVQPSPAHVGQQGLSKLPSRPGAQGVEQNLRTLQGHSVIRSATNTTLPHMLMSQRVIAPNPAQLQGQRGPPKPGLVRTTTPNMNPTINYQPQSSSSVPCQRTTSSAIYMNLASHIQPGTVNRVSSPLPSPSAMTDAANSQAAAKLALRKQLEKTLLEIPPPKPPAPLLHFLPSAANSEFIYMVGLEEVVQSVIDSQGKSCASLLRVEPFVCAQCRTDFTPHWKQEKNGKILCEQCMTSNQKKALKAEHTNRLKNAFVKALQQEQEIEQRLQQQAALSPTTAPAVSSVSKQETIMRHHTLRQAPQPQSSLQRGIPTSARSMLSNFAQAPQLSVPGGLLGMPGVNIAYLNTGIGGHKAPSLADRQREYLLDMIPPRSISQSISGQK; this is encoded by the exons ATGGATAGAATGACAGAGGATGCTCTTCGCCTGAATCTGTTGAAGCGGAGCTTGGATCCAGCTGATGAGCGAGATGATGTCCTGGCTAAACGACTCAAAATGGAGGGGCATGAGGCCATGGAACGTCTGAAAATGTTGGCACTGCTCAAACGAAAGGATTTGGCAAATCTTGAGGTGCCACATGAGTTACCCACTAAACAAGATGGCAGTGGAGTCAAGGGCTATGAAGAGAAGCTTAATGGGAATCTCAGGCCTCATGGAGACAGCAGGACTGCTGGAAGGCCAGGCAAAGAAAACATCAATGATGAACCCGTAGATATGAGTGCCAGACGGAG TGAACCAGACCGAGGAAGGCTAACTCCCTCCCCAGACATCATTGTTTTGTCTGATAATGAGGCTTCCAGCCCCCGTTCCAGCTCCCGAATGGAAGAAAGACTCAAAGCAGCCAACCTAGAGATGTTTAAG GGGAAAGGCATTGAAGAACGGCAGCAActcatcaagcagctgagagaTGAGCTGCGATTGGAAGAAGCCCGACTGGTGCTGttaaagaaactgagacagagtCAGCTACAGAAAGAGAACGTGGTTCAGAAG ACTCCAGTTGTACAGAATGCAGCATCTATTGTTCAGCCATCTCCTGCCCATGTGGGACAGCAAGGCCTGTCCAAGCTTCCCTCCCGGCCTGGGGCCCAAGGGGTTGAACAGAATTTGAGAACATTACAG GGTCACAGTGTCATCCGTTCAGCGACCAATACCACCCTCCCACACATGTTAATGTCTCAACGTGTGATTGCGCCAAACCCAGCCCAGCTACAGGGTCAGCGGGGCCCGCCTAAGCCTGGCCTTGTACGCACCACAACACCCAATATGAATCCCACCATCAATTACCAACCG CAGTCAAGTTCTTCTGTTCCCTGTCAGCGCACAACATCCTCTGCCATCTATATGAATCTTGCCTCCCATATCCAGCCAGGGACCGTGAACAGGGTGTCCTCACCACTCCCCAGCCCCAGCGCCATGACAGATGCTGCCAACTCACAGGCTGCAGCCAAATTGGCTCTTCGCAAACAGCTGGAAAAGACACTCTTGGAGATTCCACCCCCTAAACCACCTGCTCCCTTGCTTCACTTCCTGCCTAGTGCAGCCAATAGCGAGTTCATCTACATGGTAGGCTTGGAGGAAGTCGTACAGAGTGTCATCGACAGCCAAG GGAAAAGCTGTGCCTCTCTTCTGCGGGTCGAACCCTTTGTTTGTGCCCAGTGCCGCACAGACTTCACCCCTCACTGGAAGCAGGAGAAGAATGGAAAGATTCTGTGTGAGCAGTGTATGACCTCCAACCAGAAGAAGGCTCTAAAGGCAGAACACACCAACCGGCTGAAAAATGCTTTTGTTAAAGCCCTACAGCAGGAACAG GAAATTGAACAGCGATTACAGCAGCAGGCAGCCCTCTCCCCAACTACGGCTCCAGCTGTGTCCAGTGTCAGTAAACAAGAGACCATAATGAGACATCATACGCTCCGGCAG GCTCCGCAGCCCCAAAGCAGCCTCCAGCGTGGTATTCCCACATCTGCCCGTTCCATGCTTTCCAACTTTGCACAGGCACCCCAGCTGTCTGTGCCGGGTGGCCTCCTTGGTATGCCAG GTGTCAACATTGCATACTTGAACACTGGTATTGGAGGACACAAAGCCCCCAGTCTGGCAGACCGACAGCGGGAATACCTTTTAGACATGATCCCTCCCCGGTCTATATCGCAGTCCATCAGTGGACAGAAATAA